One window of Gloeothece citriformis PCC 7424 genomic DNA carries:
- a CDS encoding TIGR00297 family protein, translating to MFSTLELSNPWLIGSILNAILLAIAFIAPKKLLTPAGYFHAWILGVLVWGTLGWRGYAVVMFYFLVGSTVTRIGMAEKEKEGIAEKRSGQRGPENVWGSALIATICAIVTLFVEPSGQHLLILGYVASFSTKLSDTTASEVGKAYGKRTFLITTLQPVPRGTEGAVSLEGTLAGVVASVAIAVLAWAIGLIDIIGIVWCIVAAFVATNLESLIGATLQSKWDWLSNEIVNIINTFIGAVVAILLGFLIVN from the coding sequence ATGTTTTCAACCCTGGAATTATCTAACCCTTGGTTAATTGGCAGCATCCTCAATGCTATTTTACTAGCGATCGCCTTTATTGCCCCGAAAAAGTTATTGACTCCGGCTGGTTACTTTCATGCGTGGATATTAGGGGTTCTCGTCTGGGGAACATTGGGATGGCGAGGTTATGCGGTAGTGATGTTTTATTTCCTCGTCGGTTCAACAGTTACCCGTATTGGGATGGCAGAAAAGGAAAAAGAAGGCATTGCCGAAAAACGATCCGGACAACGAGGGCCAGAAAATGTCTGGGGTTCGGCTTTAATTGCCACGATTTGCGCTATAGTTACCCTATTCGTCGAACCCTCTGGACAACACTTATTAATCTTAGGATATGTGGCGAGTTTTAGCACTAAGTTATCCGATACAACCGCCAGTGAAGTCGGGAAAGCTTACGGAAAGCGAACCTTTTTAATTACCACCTTACAACCTGTTCCGAGGGGTACAGAAGGCGCTGTCAGTTTAGAGGGAACTTTAGCCGGAGTTGTCGCTTCTGTAGCGATCGCTGTTTTGGCTTGGGCAATTGGATTAATTGATATCATAGGGATAGTTTGGTGTATTGTGGCGGCTTTTGTGGCGACTAATTTAGAAAGTTTGATCGGGGCTACTCTACAATCTAAATGGGATTGGTTAAGTAATGAAATTGTCAATATTATCAATACGTTTATTGGGGCAGTCGTCGCTATTTTATTAGGGTTTTTAATCGTGAATTAG
- a CDS encoding GAF domain-containing protein, producing the protein MMTNQELLLEIAQRVQEAVNAETAAVALAEDEGKVVYYAAAVGKFAEAMQGKRSEAATSGLCGTAFQSSCPVLVAKTEGDERVRQDYVQAWGIKTALAIPLYNNHQLLGALMVLNRMDGSLFDSESEKILVDLANEITPMIAQAVQS; encoded by the coding sequence ATGATGACGAATCAGGAACTTTTACTAGAGATAGCGCAGAGAGTACAAGAGGCGGTTAACGCTGAAACTGCCGCCGTAGCTTTAGCTGAAGACGAGGGAAAAGTCGTCTATTATGCAGCAGCAGTGGGAAAATTTGCCGAAGCAATGCAAGGTAAACGAAGTGAAGCAGCGACATCGGGTTTATGTGGAACAGCTTTTCAAAGTAGTTGTCCGGTATTAGTTGCCAAAACTGAGGGAGATGAACGGGTTCGACAAGATTATGTCCAAGCTTGGGGAATTAAAACAGCGTTAGCTATTCCTTTATATAATAATCATCAATTACTCGGTGCATTGATGGTTTTAAACCGAATGGATGGCAGTTTATTTGACTCTGAATCTGAAAAAATATTAGTTGATTTAGCTAATGAAATTACCCCCATGATAGCTCAAGCCGTTCAATCCTAA
- a CDS encoding trans-splicing intein-formed DNA polymerase III subunit alpha C-terminal partner DnaE-C produces MVKIISRQSLGIQPVYDIGVEKDHNFLISDGLIASNCFNKSHSTAYAYVTYQTAYLKANYPVEYMTALLTASSDSQEKIEKYRENCQKLNIDVEPPDINRSQKDFTPIKEKILFGLSAVRNLGENAIENILKARQEAGGKFESLADFCSRVDLRIVNRRALETLIYCGAFDQINDNRHQLIEYLDIVIPWAQKRNKEKESGQLNIFDALLENIENKNDNEVVFDQAPNLPSVADYSLDEKLKLEKEHLGFYVSEHPLNHILKKAHVLSPVNLNELETQNSRKLISVVVMINSVKKITTREGKPMAFVGLEDTTAQVEGILFPSAYPRVQEVLSVESPLIMWGKVQKNKDEDKIQLIIEDAEPVEKVKLVMINLSIQEAMNVDRQTTLKALLQNRNGEKNTGKIPVLATIGKGKNRQIVRFGSHYWVQNEYSTIQDLTKAGFSAEAQPLS; encoded by the coding sequence ATGGTTAAAATTATCAGTCGTCAATCATTAGGTATTCAACCCGTTTATGACATAGGCGTAGAAAAAGATCATAATTTTCTGATCAGTGATGGGTTAATTGCCTCTAATTGTTTCAATAAATCTCACTCAACAGCTTATGCTTATGTTACCTATCAAACTGCCTATTTAAAAGCGAATTATCCGGTAGAATATATGACCGCTTTACTGACGGCGAGTAGTGATAGTCAGGAAAAAATCGAAAAATATCGAGAAAATTGTCAAAAACTGAATATTGATGTAGAACCTCCCGACATTAACCGTTCTCAAAAAGATTTTACCCCCATAAAAGAAAAAATCTTGTTTGGGTTATCGGCGGTACGGAATTTAGGAGAAAACGCGATCGAAAATATTCTGAAAGCGAGACAAGAAGCCGGCGGAAAATTTGAATCTTTAGCGGATTTTTGTTCACGAGTTGATTTACGAATCGTCAACCGTCGTGCTTTAGAAACTTTAATTTATTGTGGCGCATTTGATCAAATTAATGATAACCGTCATCAACTGATTGAATATTTAGATATAGTCATTCCTTGGGCACAAAAACGAAACAAAGAAAAAGAAAGCGGACAACTGAATATATTCGATGCTCTTTTAGAAAATATCGAAAATAAGAACGATAACGAAGTTGTCTTTGATCAAGCCCCGAATTTACCCTCAGTTGCCGATTATTCTTTAGATGAAAAACTCAAATTAGAAAAAGAACATTTAGGATTTTATGTCTCAGAACATCCCCTCAATCATATTTTAAAAAAGGCTCATGTTTTATCTCCCGTCAATTTAAATGAATTAGAGACTCAAAATAGTAGAAAACTGATTAGTGTAGTGGTGATGATCAACTCGGTGAAAAAAATTACCACCAGAGAAGGGAAACCGATGGCCTTTGTAGGATTAGAAGATACAACCGCACAAGTAGAAGGAATCCTTTTTCCGAGTGCTTATCCGCGAGTTCAAGAGGTGTTAAGTGTAGAATCTCCTCTCATTATGTGGGGGAAAGTTCAAAAAAATAAAGATGAAGACAAAATACAGTTAATCATAGAAGACGCTGAACCCGTAGAAAAAGTTAAATTAGTGATGATTAATTTGAGCATTCAAGAGGCGATGAATGTGGATAGACAAACCACCCTAAAAGCCTTATTACAAAACCGAAACGGAGAAAAAAATACCGGAAAAATCCCCGTTTTGGCGACCATTGGCAAAGGAAAAAATCGTCAAATAGTTCGCTTTGGGTCTCATTATTGGGTACAGAATGAATACTCAACCATACAAGACCTCACTAAAGCCGGATTTTCAGCCGAAGCACAACCGTTAAGTTAA
- a CDS encoding endonuclease MutS2, protein MIQEETLDLLEWHRLCQHLSTFAATKLGAIAAQYMRLPDTKEESCQLLAQTEEVYDLENRLNTKLSFDGISDIGDALERADLGGLLSGKELLSIATTLAGVRRLRRIIEEQEEIPVLKELVADVRTYPEIEQDIHRCIEEDGKVSDRASPRLREIRGQIKVVRERIYRKLQDIMQRQSGAIQESVITQRGDRFVLPVKAPQKDQISGIIHDSSSTGATLYIEPHSVVEQGNQLRQHHRQEQIEEEVILRGLTQQIAQVKEDLEYLLAVATTLDLAVARSRYSWWLQANPPRFIDSTEPITLRQLRHPLLVWQQNHEQGVEVVPINVQVDPKIRVVAITGPNTGGKTVTLKTIGLATLMAKAGIFIPAKVPVELPWFEEILADIGDEQSLQQSLSTFSGHIRRMIRIIEALNGSSPEETKPPASSLVLLDEVGAGTDPAEGSALATALLKYLADQAQLTIATTHYGELKALKYQDERFENASVEFNDQTLSPTYRLLWGIPGRSNALTIAGRLGLRPEIIEEARTRVGGFSEDINQVIAGLEEQRREQEQKAKEASKLLQETERFYAEVSEKANALQQREKDLKQLQEQEIQKAIAQAKAEIAQVIRQLQQGNTTAQNAQKATDALTQIAERQLPKQKHPPISYRPKVGEKVRIPGLGQTAEVLSLSEESEEVSVRFGIMKMTVPFTDIESLDGKKVETQEKPKPAPANPAPPPPPKSSPVIRTSQNTIDIRGSRVAEAEADLEKAIAKATESGILWVIHGKGTGKLRQGVHEFLQRHPQVKRLELAPQNEGGSGVTIAYLT, encoded by the coding sequence TTGATTCAAGAAGAAACCTTAGACTTATTAGAATGGCATCGTCTTTGTCAGCACTTATCAACCTTTGCTGCTACAAAGCTAGGTGCTATTGCCGCTCAATATATGAGACTTCCAGACACAAAAGAGGAAAGTTGTCAACTCCTCGCCCAAACTGAGGAAGTTTATGATCTAGAAAACCGTTTAAATACTAAATTATCTTTTGATGGAATTAGCGATATCGGAGACGCTTTAGAAAGGGCAGACTTAGGGGGACTACTATCGGGAAAAGAGTTACTCTCGATCGCCACCACTCTAGCCGGTGTAAGACGTTTACGACGGATCATCGAAGAACAAGAAGAAATACCCGTTCTCAAAGAATTAGTCGCTGATGTACGCACTTATCCCGAAATAGAACAAGACATCCATCGGTGTATCGAAGAAGATGGCAAAGTCAGCGATCGCGCTAGTCCCCGACTCCGAGAAATACGCGGACAGATCAAAGTCGTCCGGGAGCGGATCTATCGTAAATTACAAGATATCATGCAACGGCAAAGCGGAGCAATTCAAGAATCCGTCATTACTCAACGGGGCGATCGGTTTGTGCTTCCCGTCAAAGCTCCCCAAAAAGACCAAATTTCTGGTATAATTCACGATAGCTCTAGTACCGGGGCAACTCTATATATAGAACCCCATTCCGTTGTCGAACAAGGAAATCAACTCAGACAACATCATCGTCAAGAACAAATCGAAGAAGAAGTTATATTAAGAGGGCTAACTCAACAAATCGCTCAAGTCAAAGAAGACTTAGAATACTTATTAGCGGTGGCGACTACCCTAGACTTAGCCGTAGCGAGATCCCGATATAGTTGGTGGTTACAAGCTAACCCCCCTAGATTTATTGACTCCACAGAACCCATAACCCTCAGACAATTACGTCATCCTCTCCTAGTTTGGCAGCAAAACCACGAACAAGGGGTCGAAGTTGTCCCCATCAATGTCCAAGTCGATCCGAAAATTCGCGTAGTGGCTATTACTGGCCCCAATACCGGCGGAAAAACCGTCACCTTAAAAACCATCGGGTTAGCAACTTTGATGGCTAAAGCCGGGATATTTATTCCCGCTAAAGTGCCGGTAGAATTGCCCTGGTTTGAAGAAATTTTAGCCGATATCGGGGATGAACAATCTCTGCAACAGAGTTTGTCTACTTTTTCCGGTCATATCCGCCGCATGATTCGCATTATTGAGGCTTTAAATGGAAGTTCCCCAGAGGAAACTAAACCTCCGGCTTCTTCCCTCGTCCTCCTCGATGAAGTGGGAGCCGGAACAGATCCGGCTGAAGGGAGCGCTTTAGCGACTGCCCTGTTAAAATACTTAGCGGATCAGGCTCAATTAACCATTGCTACCACTCACTACGGAGAATTAAAAGCCCTTAAATATCAAGACGAACGCTTTGAAAACGCTTCTGTAGAATTTAACGATCAAACCCTTTCCCCTACCTATCGCCTGTTGTGGGGTATTCCCGGACGGTCTAATGCCTTAACTATAGCAGGACGTTTAGGACTGCGGCCAGAGATTATTGAAGAGGCGAGAACTCGTGTCGGGGGATTTTCTGAAGATATTAATCAAGTGATCGCCGGTTTAGAAGAACAAAGACGAGAACAAGAACAAAAAGCCAAAGAAGCCAGTAAACTGTTACAAGAAACAGAACGGTTTTATGCCGAAGTTTCCGAAAAAGCTAACGCTTTACAACAACGAGAAAAAGATTTAAAACAACTTCAAGAACAAGAAATCCAAAAAGCGATCGCGCAAGCTAAAGCGGAAATTGCCCAAGTCATTCGCCAACTCCAACAAGGGAATACAACCGCCCAAAATGCCCAAAAAGCAACCGACGCTTTAACGCAAATTGCCGAACGCCAGTTACCAAAACAAAAACACCCCCCCATCTCCTACCGTCCTAAAGTCGGGGAAAAAGTGAGAATTCCGGGTTTAGGGCAAACCGCAGAGGTTTTGAGTTTATCGGAAGAGTCGGAGGAAGTTTCAGTCCGGTTTGGCATCATGAAAATGACTGTTCCTTTTACGGATATTGAGTCTCTCGACGGCAAAAAAGTAGAAACCCAAGAAAAACCCAAACCCGCACCGGCTAACCCGGCTCCCCCACCTCCGCCGAAATCTTCCCCCGTTATTCGTACCTCTCAAAATACCATCGATATTCGAGGCAGTCGAGTCGCAGAAGCGGAAGCGGACTTAGAAAAAGCGATCGCCAAGGCGACGGAGTCCGGGATCTTATGGGTTATTCATGGCAAAGGAACGGGAAAACTGCGTCAAGGAGTTCATGAATTTCTCCAACGTCATCCCCAAGTTAAGCGGCTGGAATTAGCCCCCCAAAATGAGGGAGGTTCAGGAGTAACGATCGCCTACTTAACTTAA
- a CDS encoding tetratricopeptide repeat protein — MQNFKEPTINQYLNDGNLLKKHGKLTQAINKYEKALHLKPDYIPALFQLGEIYEKTQQFDQAIVYYQKLVELQPDEATVRANLARVKQKLGDIQGAIATYIKALACPQPPAMVYQGWGDVLEKNGQLTQAIRAYKDAIKLKPDQLNLYLILAKLYFQRIPSKVSEIINLQKPISKVKNKSIYSQIWEGLNQLDLESLDGKDYLWPKKLDKKEVIRYFTQTCKYKVLDLNNLSKEDEQYIENVGLSVEYLNLNKAYLITKNGVEQESENCLWDWDKANIFPTQVHPRQVKHYKKTQYQISMIKEGCIYAICPWSGKVLKSNDSLVSISETYHIFYRFSGREIFYLITGNYWNSSKQILYFPKTDLIVDLDLAERYKETELYIDDLNRFKGYLVTNWNSIKAYLLNFNKNRETVVLINTLHFAHHLMDELGGLGKLNNYNCLNQVDKFLVAAEPFGKLNEIFPAIKKERIKRIFPSEKKSVNKILAQEILENNFFAIRVGGFKFVTEELANQIYHISVKKCNSAFLAEVEQAKQKHFPVLWITIRLGLRTWISQVEGIANIIVKLWQDFPNLGVIIDGFSLPCGFENDSSLIKIIKNETETVRKIKALLPPEIKVYDTVGCMLYESIVWSYAVDLYLAHHGTLQHKIGWIANKTGVVHTNCQSFKINNPDMSDFLGLWVREKKIKPIYISEDYITDVVTNVSKKAVRKDLNNYECDWKVMYKELFELASLIKRADFNSR, encoded by the coding sequence ATGCAGAACTTTAAAGAACCAACCATTAATCAATACTTAAATGACGGAAATCTACTCAAAAAGCACGGAAAACTGACTCAAGCAATTAATAAGTATGAGAAAGCTCTTCATCTTAAGCCCGACTATATTCCAGCTTTATTCCAATTAGGAGAGATTTACGAAAAAACCCAACAATTCGACCAAGCCATTGTTTATTATCAAAAACTCGTTGAGCTACAGCCAGATGAGGCAACGGTACGAGCTAATCTAGCTAGGGTAAAACAGAAGTTAGGAGATATTCAAGGAGCAATTGCCACATACATCAAAGCACTTGCTTGTCCACAGCCACCAGCAATGGTTTATCAAGGATGGGGAGATGTTCTAGAGAAAAATGGACAATTAACCCAAGCGATTAGGGCTTATAAAGATGCTATAAAATTAAAACCAGATCAGCTTAATTTATATCTAATATTGGCCAAGCTATATTTTCAAAGAATTCCTAGTAAAGTATCTGAAATAATTAACTTACAAAAACCTATTTCAAAAGTCAAAAATAAGTCAATTTATTCGCAAATATGGGAAGGTTTAAATCAACTCGATTTAGAAAGCTTAGATGGAAAAGATTATTTATGGCCAAAAAAATTAGATAAGAAAGAAGTAATAAGGTACTTTACTCAGACCTGTAAGTATAAAGTGCTTGACTTAAATAATCTGAGTAAGGAAGATGAACAATATATAGAAAACGTCGGATTATCGGTAGAATACTTAAATTTGAATAAAGCATATTTAATTACTAAGAATGGAGTAGAGCAAGAGTCAGAAAATTGCCTCTGGGACTGGGACAAAGCTAATATTTTCCCGACTCAGGTACATCCCCGACAAGTCAAACACTATAAAAAAACACAATATCAGATATCTATGATTAAAGAAGGGTGTATCTATGCAATTTGTCCCTGGTCGGGAAAAGTTCTTAAATCAAATGATTCCTTGGTATCAATAAGTGAAACTTATCATATTTTTTATCGTTTTTCAGGTCGTGAAATATTTTACTTAATTACTGGAAATTACTGGAATTCTTCAAAACAGATTTTATATTTTCCTAAAACAGATTTAATTGTTGATCTTGATTTAGCCGAAAGATATAAAGAAACAGAATTATATATCGATGATTTAAACAGATTTAAAGGCTATCTAGTTACTAATTGGAATAGTATAAAAGCTTATTTGCTAAATTTCAATAAAAATCGAGAAACTGTCGTGCTAATAAACACTTTGCACTTTGCTCATCATCTTATGGATGAATTAGGAGGACTTGGCAAACTCAATAATTATAACTGCCTAAATCAAGTTGACAAATTTCTAGTGGCAGCCGAACCTTTTGGAAAACTTAATGAAATTTTCCCCGCCATCAAAAAAGAACGAATAAAACGTATTTTCCCTAGCGAAAAAAAATCTGTTAACAAGATTTTAGCTCAAGAAATTTTAGAGAATAATTTTTTTGCAATTCGGGTAGGGGGTTTTAAATTTGTTACAGAAGAGTTAGCGAATCAAATTTATCATATTTCAGTCAAAAAATGTAATTCAGCTTTTTTAGCGGAAGTTGAACAAGCCAAACAAAAGCACTTTCCCGTTCTATGGATCACGATTCGTCTAGGCTTAAGAACTTGGATCTCTCAAGTTGAAGGTATTGCCAATATTATTGTCAAACTTTGGCAAGATTTTCCGAACCTTGGAGTTATTATTGATGGATTTTCTTTACCTTGTGGTTTTGAAAATGATTCATCTCTCATAAAAATCATTAAAAATGAAACAGAGACAGTTAGAAAAATTAAAGCTTTATTACCCCCAGAAATAAAAGTTTATGATACGGTCGGCTGTATGCTTTATGAGAGCATTGTTTGGTCTTATGCTGTTGATTTATATTTAGCTCATCACGGAACTCTACAGCATAAAATAGGATGGATTGCTAATAAGACTGGTGTAGTACACACAAATTGTCAGTCATTTAAAATAAACAACCCAGATATGTCCGATTTTCTTGGTCTATGGGTAAGAGAAAAAAAAATAAAACCAATATATATCTCTGAGGATTACATTACAGATGTAGTCACAAATGTTTCGAAAAAGGCAGTGAGAAAAGATTTAAATAATTATGAGTGTGACTGGAAAGTTATGTATAAAGAACTTTTTGAATTAGCCTCGTTAATTAAGAGAGCAGATTTTAACTCTCGTTAG
- a CDS encoding LuxR C-terminal-related transcriptional regulator, producing MESEFLRFLILEDHPEVAQNNGLFLQQLDPCAIFTIAPTHSEALERLTLDKYDLIIVDLLFGTPTGQQSAQASLELLQQVFQDYPTQNILIYTSEYDYLKPLTQAIGRHQGGFVVVSKLERRKAFLDGAKHALDGKLEIPRELRHHIELNQREMEVLLLLCQESLTDKAIAEPMNLSLKTVQNCVQRLKTKLDVEYLDENHTSTRVALCMEAIRCKIITL from the coding sequence ATGGAATCCGAGTTCTTACGATTTTTGATCCTTGAAGATCATCCTGAAGTGGCTCAAAATAACGGGCTGTTTCTACAACAGTTAGATCCTTGTGCAATTTTCACTATCGCTCCAACTCACTCCGAAGCGTTAGAACGACTGACCCTAGATAAGTACGATCTCATCATCGTCGATCTTCTATTTGGAACACCGACAGGACAACAATCTGCCCAAGCGAGTTTAGAATTATTGCAACAAGTTTTTCAAGACTATCCGACCCAAAATATTCTAATTTATACTAGCGAGTATGACTATTTAAAGCCTTTAACTCAAGCTATTGGTCGCCATCAGGGAGGATTTGTCGTTGTTAGTAAACTCGAACGCAGGAAGGCTTTCTTAGACGGTGCTAAACACGCTCTTGATGGCAAGCTAGAGATTCCCAGAGAGCTACGTCATCATATTGAATTAAATCAAAGAGAAATGGAAGTTTTGTTGCTTTTGTGTCAAGAGTCGCTAACGGATAAGGCGATCGCCGAACCCATGAATTTATCTTTAAAAACCGTCCAGAATTGTGTTCAACGTCTGAAAACCAAACTAGATGTTGAGTATCTCGATGAAAATCATACCAGTACCCGCGTCGCTTTATGTATGGAAGCTATTCGCTGCAAAATCATCACTCTGTAG
- a CDS encoding salt stress protein, Slr1339 family, with product MDEIDELLSQLKAEYNQPLPENSSQPKTPPPPKPSQETSSPLDHLLAEVKEELSSQKPSQSSEISSSQKPSIPQSSSQPNKLLKKLHLEEKEDNPSQFSSSSYPQQPSSSSRNNLLQELQTEFQEQEKLEASRRQQEQLEKQRLQQQRQQRKQQALTRQAQEWLNKLDPKSEEGRWFEEFSYSYDSKLTAAIHYLEALRETGSF from the coding sequence ATGGATGAGATTGACGAACTTTTATCCCAACTGAAGGCGGAATATAATCAACCCTTACCGGAAAACTCTTCTCAACCGAAGACTCCACCGCCACCCAAACCCTCTCAAGAAACTTCTTCACCTCTAGATCATCTTTTAGCAGAAGTGAAAGAGGAATTATCATCCCAAAAACCCTCCCAAAGTTCTGAGATCTCATCTTCCCAAAAACCCTCTATTCCTCAGTCTAGTTCTCAACCGAATAAGTTATTAAAAAAATTACACTTAGAAGAGAAGGAGGATAACCCGTCTCAATTTTCCTCTTCTTCTTATCCTCAGCAACCGAGTTCATCCTCTAGGAATAACCTCTTACAAGAGTTACAAACAGAGTTTCAAGAACAAGAAAAATTAGAAGCATCCCGCAGACAGCAAGAACAACTCGAAAAACAACGTCTCCAACAACAACGACAACAGCGTAAACAACAAGCCTTGACCCGTCAGGCTCAAGAATGGTTAAATAAGCTAGACCCCAAGTCTGAAGAGGGACGATGGTTTGAAGAGTTCTCCTATTCCTACGACTCCAAATTAACCGCCGCGATCCATTATCTAGAAGCATTACGGGAAACCGGCAGCTTTTAA
- a CDS encoding vWA domain-containing protein, with protein sequence MIADRDYTLIIDKSGSMSIKDQRGDKSRWAVMQESTLALAAKCEELDPDGITVYVFSGRFKRYDNVTSNKVQQIFQENEPNGRTDLAAVLQDALMNYFDRKAAGKTKPNGETIIVVTDGEPDDRKAVMKTIIEASRHMDKDEELAIALIQVGTDRDATRFLKILDDELQGAGAKFDIVDTVTIDDMEDLTLTEVLLNAIND encoded by the coding sequence ATGATTGCAGACCGAGACTACACCTTAATTATTGATAAAAGCGGGAGTATGTCCATTAAAGACCAACGCGGTGATAAAAGTCGCTGGGCCGTTATGCAAGAGTCAACCCTCGCTTTAGCGGCAAAATGTGAAGAATTAGACCCCGATGGCATTACCGTTTATGTGTTTTCGGGTCGCTTTAAACGCTACGATAATGTTACCTCTAATAAAGTTCAACAGATTTTTCAAGAAAATGAACCCAACGGACGCACAGACTTGGCTGCGGTTTTACAAGACGCGCTAATGAATTATTTTGACCGAAAAGCAGCCGGCAAAACTAAACCCAATGGAGAAACTATTATTGTTGTTACCGATGGAGAACCAGACGATCGAAAAGCGGTCATGAAAACTATCATTGAAGCAAGTCGACACATGGATAAAGATGAAGAATTAGCGATCGCTTTAATTCAAGTGGGAACGGATCGAGATGCGACCCGCTTTTTAAAAATATTAGATGATGAGTTGCAAGGTGCTGGAGCAAAATTTGATATCGTGGATACAGTGACTATTGATGATATGGAAGACTTGACCCTGACGGAAGTTTTGCTTAATGCGATTAATGATTAA
- a CDS encoding NAD(P)H-quinone oxidoreductase subunit N has translation MPLLTTGKSFIRALEKSGALGVYVPLEGGFEGRYQRRLRANGYTPYNLTARGLGDLSSYLTGIHGVRPPHLGKKNIGQDAAVGPVYFVPPIATYQLETLPPKSKGLVLWIIEGMILSRAEIEYLTYLPQQEPRLKIVVEMGGERYFRWQPLEQSIQAA, from the coding sequence ATGCCACTTCTGACCACAGGAAAATCATTCATCCGTGCATTAGAAAAGTCGGGCGCATTAGGGGTATATGTTCCCCTAGAAGGCGGGTTTGAAGGACGTTATCAACGCCGGTTACGCGCGAACGGTTACACACCCTATAATCTCACGGCCAGAGGACTAGGGGATCTCAGTTCCTATCTCACCGGCATTCACGGAGTCCGGCCTCCCCATTTAGGTAAGAAAAATATTGGTCAAGATGCAGCAGTTGGGCCGGTTTATTTTGTTCCTCCCATCGCCACTTACCAACTCGAAACCCTACCCCCAAAGTCTAAAGGGTTAGTGTTGTGGATCATTGAAGGGATGATTTTATCTCGCGCTGAAATAGAATATCTCACCTATTTACCCCAACAAGAACCCCGTCTAAAAATTGTTGTGGAAATGGGAGGAGAAAGATATTTCCGTTGGCAACCTTTGGAACAATCTATCCAGGCAGCCTAA
- a CDS encoding nucleotidyltransferase family protein translates to MKFKTLLMDKREEILQIATKHGAYNVRIFGSVARGEETEESDIDFLIDYDLEKITPWFPSKLMRDLQTLLGTKVDIVTERGLKERVREKVLQEAIKL, encoded by the coding sequence ATGAAATTTAAGACTTTATTAATGGACAAACGAGAAGAAATTCTTCAGATAGCGACTAAACATGGCGCTTATAATGTACGGATTTTTGGGTCAGTTGCCAGAGGAGAAGAAACAGAAGAAAGTGATATAGATTTTTTAATTGATTACGATTTAGAAAAAATAACCCCTTGGTTTCCTTCTAAATTAATGCGAGATTTACAAACACTTTTAGGAACAAAAGTAGACATTGTAACAGAAAGAGGTTTAAAAGAACGAGTTCGAGAAAAAGTATTACAAGAAGCAATCAAATTATGA
- a CDS encoding DUF86 domain-containing protein, whose amino-acid sequence MRKDGERVQDIQEAILRIEKYSIRGKNVFLQDELIQTWILHHLQIIGEASRAMSEDFVNSHPEIEWLDIADFRNVIVHEYFQKTL is encoded by the coding sequence ATGAGGAAGGATGGAGAGCGAGTCCAAGATATACAAGAGGCTATCCTTAGAATAGAAAAGTATTCTATAAGAGGAAAAAATGTTTTTTTGCAAGATGAGTTAATTCAAACTTGGATTTTACACCATTTACAAATTATCGGAGAAGCATCAAGAGCCATGTCTGAAGATTTTGTCAACAGTCATCCTGAGATAGAATGGTTAGATATAGCTGATTTTCGGAATGTTATTGTTCATGAGTATTTTCAAAAAACCTTGTAG